The following proteins are encoded in a genomic region of Candidatus Diapherotrites archaeon:
- a CDS encoding Lrp/AsnC family transcriptional regulator yields the protein MKNGLSSKEKRVLLELSRNARLSDRELASRLKTSQPTITRIRTRLWEEKFVDRFLILPNLERFGLDFHAFTFVKAAHPAILKKIIQWGNEQGNVVFAAEGEGLNNHHFLLESLHPDYGEYQVFIKLFREKFPGQAMETSSFFVDVSNITKFYHWHTLLEHRLAHIGDIPRWKGEVPSRVSNRERLRQALGKIPNPLRSRDVRVEEEVESKEKIEE from the coding sequence ATGAAGAATGGCCTTTCATCCAAGGAAAAGAGGGTTTTGCTCGAGCTTTCGCGTAATGCCCGTTTGTCGGATAGGGAGCTCGCGTCGCGGTTGAAGACCTCCCAACCCACGATCACCCGCATCCGCACTAGGTTGTGGGAGGAGAAGTTCGTGGATCGGTTTCTCATCCTCCCTAATCTGGAAAGGTTCGGCCTGGATTTTCATGCGTTCACATTCGTCAAGGCCGCCCACCCGGCCATTCTTAAAAAAATTATTCAATGGGGGAATGAGCAGGGGAATGTGGTCTTCGCCGCGGAAGGAGAGGGATTGAATAATCATCATTTCCTTCTAGAATCCCTGCACCCTGATTATGGGGAATACCAGGTCTTCATCAAGCTGTTCAGGGAAAAGTTTCCGGGGCAGGCGATGGAGACGAGTTCATTCTTCGTGGATGTGTCCAATATTACTAAATTTTACCATTGGCATACCCTCTTGGAACACCGTTTGGCGCATATAGGGGATATTCCCCGTTGGAAGGGAGAGGTTCCCAGTCGCGTCAGCAACCGTGAGCGGTTGCGCCAAGCTTTGGGGAAAATTCCCAACCCCTTGCGTTCCCGAGATGTTCGAGTGGAAGAAGAAGTGGAGTCGAAAGAGAAAATAGAGGAATGA
- a CDS encoding ATP-dependent helicase, translating into MITTLTQKASEKEVYASLHPLLGGYFRHHFKGFTEPQLYAIVNIHQRQNILVSAPTGTGKTLSAFAAVLSELMQYADAGNLEDKVYCVYVSPLRALSNDIEKNLNQPLEELQKAAQKMGKTYDIRVGVRTGDTPASERSKMLRKPPHILITTPESLAIMLVAPKFSQSFTSTQWIIVDEIHALASGKRGTQLALNLEILQRFSPSVTRVGLSATVAPIDEMAQFLVGNWHAGTPRDCKVVDIAHFKKMDMKVLSPLPDLINTSQKKMDAAVYKTLDDLISAHRTTLIFTNTRAATERVVHHLKDRFPHKYEGLIGAHHSSLSREHRLQVEDRLKKGELKVCVSSTSLELGIDIGYIDLVILLGSPKGVARALQRIGRAGHKLHDQVKGRIVVLDRDDLVECGVLLKNALEKKIDRIHIPQRPLDVLAQHLIGLVVNEPRGIDEVYEEVRRAYPYTNLSRTEFQSILDYLSGVYAGLEVRHVYAKIWMDEKTGLMGKRGKMARILYMTNVGTIPDEAKITVKVGETRIGTFDEAFLERLQKGDRFVLGGNTFEFQFARGMTVQAKGAIGKLPTVPAWISEMLPLSYDLATDIQAFRRLMEEKLAAKRSKKEVMAFIDSYLYVDKNAAAAIYEYMREQYRFSHIPHSGKIVVEQVKEEGMTNLVFHTLYGRRVNDALSRSYAYALGKLIHQDVDILLGDNGFVLRHNGRASVEKLIDVVHSWELEKIMHVALRNSEVLRRRFRHCATRAFMILRTYMGRTKSVGRQQMSSRLLLSAIQRMDENFPILQEARREVLEDLMDVHHAQKVLQDIEQHMIKVQIVHLPTFSPFAFNLVAQGHYDIVKMEDRLSFIKRMHEKVLAHVAQTA; encoded by the coding sequence ATGATCACCACCCTCACCCAAAAAGCGTCCGAGAAGGAGGTCTATGCCTCGCTCCATCCCCTATTGGGGGGATATTTCCGTCACCACTTCAAGGGATTCACCGAGCCCCAATTGTATGCCATCGTGAATATCCACCAGCGCCAAAACATTCTCGTCTCGGCCCCCACCGGAACCGGAAAAACCCTTTCAGCATTCGCCGCGGTGCTGAGCGAACTCATGCAGTACGCGGATGCGGGAAACCTGGAGGACAAAGTATACTGCGTCTATGTCTCCCCCCTCCGAGCGCTTTCCAATGACATCGAAAAAAACCTGAATCAACCCCTCGAAGAACTCCAGAAAGCCGCCCAAAAAATGGGAAAAACATACGACATCCGGGTGGGGGTACGCACAGGGGATACGCCGGCCAGCGAGCGCAGCAAGATGCTCCGGAAGCCCCCCCATATCCTCATAACAACTCCCGAAAGCCTGGCCATCATGCTCGTGGCCCCCAAATTCTCCCAATCCTTCACCTCCACCCAATGGATTATTGTGGATGAGATTCATGCCCTGGCCTCCGGAAAAAGAGGGACTCAATTGGCCCTCAACCTTGAGATATTGCAACGGTTCTCCCCCTCCGTGACGCGAGTGGGGTTATCGGCCACGGTGGCGCCCATCGATGAGATGGCCCAATTCCTTGTGGGGAATTGGCACGCCGGCACCCCCCGGGATTGCAAAGTGGTTGATATTGCGCACTTCAAAAAGATGGACATGAAAGTCCTATCCCCATTGCCTGACCTGATCAACACTTCCCAGAAAAAAATGGATGCGGCCGTTTACAAAACCCTGGATGATCTCATCTCGGCGCATCGCACCACCCTTATCTTCACCAACACCCGCGCGGCCACGGAAAGGGTCGTGCACCATCTCAAGGACCGCTTCCCCCACAAATACGAAGGGTTGATCGGGGCGCACCATTCGTCATTATCACGCGAACACCGATTGCAGGTGGAAGACCGACTGAAAAAAGGGGAATTGAAGGTGTGCGTGAGCTCCACTTCCCTTGAATTGGGAATCGACATCGGATATATTGATTTAGTCATCCTCCTGGGCAGCCCCAAAGGGGTGGCGCGTGCCTTACAACGCATTGGACGCGCCGGACACAAGCTCCACGACCAAGTGAAGGGACGCATTGTGGTGTTGGATAGGGATGATTTGGTGGAATGCGGGGTGCTCCTCAAGAACGCCCTCGAGAAAAAGATTGACCGAATCCACATCCCCCAACGCCCATTGGATGTTTTGGCGCAACACCTTATTGGATTAGTTGTCAATGAACCCCGGGGCATCGATGAAGTGTATGAGGAGGTGCGACGGGCCTACCCCTATACTAATCTTTCCCGGACGGAATTCCAGAGCATCCTGGACTACCTCTCCGGGGTGTATGCGGGGTTAGAGGTGCGGCATGTCTACGCCAAGATTTGGATGGACGAGAAAACAGGATTGATGGGCAAGCGGGGAAAGATGGCCCGTATTCTCTATATGACGAATGTGGGGACGATTCCGGATGAAGCCAAGATAACCGTGAAGGTAGGCGAAACCCGTATTGGGACATTCGACGAGGCCTTTCTGGAACGCTTGCAAAAGGGAGATCGATTTGTATTGGGGGGAAATACGTTCGAGTTCCAATTCGCTCGAGGAATGACTGTTCAAGCCAAGGGGGCCATTGGAAAGCTCCCCACCGTCCCCGCATGGATATCCGAGATGCTTCCCCTCTCCTATGATTTGGCCACCGACATCCAGGCCTTCCGCCGGCTCATGGAAGAGAAACTGGCCGCCAAGCGGTCAAAAAAAGAGGTAATGGCATTCATCGATTCGTATTTGTACGTGGATAAGAATGCGGCGGCCGCCATTTATGAATACATGCGCGAGCAGTACCGATTCTCCCACATTCCTCACTCGGGAAAAATAGTGGTGGAACAAGTGAAGGAAGAAGGGATGACCAACCTCGTATTCCATACTCTCTACGGCCGCCGCGTGAACGATGCCCTATCCCGAAGCTATGCGTATGCGCTTGGAAAGCTGATCCACCAGGATGTGGATATTTTATTGGGAGATAATGGGTTTGTGTTACGCCACAACGGGCGGGCGAGCGTGGAGAAGCTCATTGATGTCGTCCATTCATGGGAATTGGAAAAGATCATGCACGTGGCCCTGCGCAACTCCGAAGTATTGCGGCGACGATTCCGCCATTGCGCGACACGCGCCTTCATGATACTGCGTACTTATATGGGGCGAACCAAATCCGTTGGAAGGCAACAGATGAGCTCCCGCCTATTGCTATCCGCCATCCAGCGCATGGACGAGAACTTCCCCATTCTCCAAGAGGCCCGGCGGGAAGTCCTTGAGGATCTTATGGATGTCCATCACGCCCAAAAGGTGTTGCAGGACATCGAACAACACATGATCAAGGTCCAGATTGTTCATCTTCCTACTTTCTCCCCATTCGCCTTCAACCTGGTGGCCCAAGGACACTATGACATCGTCAAGATGGAGGACCGGCTCAGCTTTATCAAGCGCATGCACGAGAAGGTATTGGCTCATGTCGCCCAAACTGCCTGA
- a CDS encoding metallophosphoesterase, which produces MSPKLPEKKHFLPVEIIPGFHALDLGLYIPSEDCLIISDLQLGLEEQYNQQGIFIPRFNYKEVKQHLLGIFEKKENFSRIILNGDIKHGFGKASNQEWREVIDLLETISPHAGKITLIKGNHDIALDPIARFAKLHILKEGLFLPHANAYVCHGHEIPKEAAFQKAQTIIIGHDHPAIQLQDGATRQKYKCFLSGTWEGKQLIVLPGFNFAHMGSDPREGALSPFLQQRLDHFRAWLVEDHVYEFGMLGDI; this is translated from the coding sequence ATGTCGCCCAAACTGCCTGAGAAAAAGCATTTCCTCCCCGTGGAGATCATTCCCGGATTCCATGCTTTAGATTTAGGGTTGTATATTCCTTCCGAGGATTGCCTAATCATTTCGGATTTACAATTAGGTCTCGAAGAACAATACAACCAACAAGGAATATTCATCCCCCGCTTCAATTACAAGGAAGTGAAACAGCACTTGTTGGGCATATTCGAGAAGAAGGAAAACTTCTCCAGAATCATCCTGAATGGGGACATCAAGCACGGATTCGGAAAGGCATCCAACCAGGAGTGGCGGGAAGTCATCGACCTACTTGAAACCATTTCCCCCCACGCGGGAAAAATAACTCTTATCAAGGGCAACCATGACATCGCCCTTGACCCTATTGCCCGATTTGCCAAGCTCCACATCCTGAAAGAAGGATTGTTTCTCCCGCATGCCAACGCTTATGTGTGCCACGGCCACGAAATCCCTAAAGAAGCGGCCTTTCAGAAAGCCCAAACCATCATCATCGGACATGATCACCCTGCCATCCAATTGCAGGATGGGGCCACCCGGCAAAAATACAAATGCTTTCTCTCCGGAACCTGGGAAGGGAAACAGTTGATCGTCCTCCCGGGATTCAACTTCGCCCACATGGGGAGCGACCCCCGAGAAGGCGCCCTATCCCCCTTCCTACAACAGCGATTGGACCACTTCCGTGCGTGGCTGGTGGAAGACCACGTGTACGAATTCGGGATGCTGGGGGATATTTGA
- a CDS encoding Trm112 family protein, whose protein sequence is MEPLPPSPENKSLSPLLREVLVCPKDHSKLDYDETKHTLTCQTCATVYPIHNGIPNMLVDS, encoded by the coding sequence ATGGAACCCCTTCCTCCCAGCCCCGAAAACAAATCCCTATCCCCCCTTCTCCGCGAAGTTCTTGTCTGTCCCAAGGATCATTCCAAATTGGATTACGATGAAACCAAGCACACCCTCACGTGCCAAACCTGCGCCACCGTATACCCTATCCATAATGGGATTCCTAACATGCTCGTGGATTCTTGA
- a CDS encoding TraB/GumN family protein, which produces MPPHYLRIGEKDIILLGTAHISRASVDQVQQLILDETPDVVGVELDDLRLRQLVSGQKWENTNILHLVQRGESGLVLLNLFLANLQKQLGEQVGVKPGEEMLVAVRIAQEKKIPILLMDRSVQITMKRALKVLSLWEKMKLGGSLAMGLFMGGEGLDAQKIEELKEDDLLNKLMHQLSKEYPKLKRTLVDERDMHIAHALIHAPGKKIVGIVGAGHVEGILLHLRAHQEKKEWPIPIEELNRVPEDRPNLLLTWGIPILFLGILMYLLLQEGFTSSFQFIAFWVIGHGILAGLGALIAGGHWQTVLGVVATAWLAALHPLIAAGWIAAALETKRHSPTVKDFTQLNTLNSIGDFQKNRVTKILLITVLTNIGSMLATFAVIPYLIGVLG; this is translated from the coding sequence ATGCCCCCTCACTACCTTCGCATAGGCGAAAAAGACATCATCCTCTTGGGGACGGCGCACATCTCCCGGGCGAGCGTGGACCAGGTGCAGCAGCTCATCCTGGATGAAACTCCGGATGTCGTGGGGGTGGAATTGGATGATCTCCGGTTGCGCCAATTGGTTTCCGGACAGAAATGGGAGAATACCAATATTCTTCACCTGGTGCAACGGGGGGAATCCGGGTTAGTACTTCTCAATTTGTTCCTCGCCAACCTCCAGAAACAATTAGGGGAACAGGTGGGGGTGAAGCCCGGGGAAGAGATGCTCGTGGCGGTGCGGATTGCGCAAGAGAAGAAAATTCCCATTTTGCTCATGGATAGAAGCGTGCAGATCACCATGAAACGCGCCCTCAAAGTATTGTCCCTCTGGGAAAAGATGAAACTGGGCGGCAGTCTGGCCATGGGGTTGTTCATGGGCGGGGAAGGATTGGATGCCCAGAAGATTGAGGAACTGAAAGAGGATGATCTGCTGAACAAACTCATGCACCAATTGAGTAAGGAATATCCCAAACTGAAACGCACGCTCGTGGACGAAAGGGATATGCATATCGCCCATGCCCTCATCCATGCTCCCGGAAAGAAAATCGTTGGAATTGTAGGGGCCGGACACGTGGAAGGAATACTCCTCCACCTTCGGGCGCATCAAGAGAAGAAAGAATGGCCCATTCCCATTGAGGAGTTGAACCGGGTTCCCGAGGACCGGCCCAACCTATTACTCACGTGGGGCATCCCTATCCTTTTTTTGGGCATCCTCATGTATCTCCTCCTTCAGGAAGGATTCACATCATCCTTCCAATTCATCGCCTTCTGGGTCATCGGCCATGGAATATTAGCTGGATTAGGGGCGCTCATCGCCGGGGGGCACTGGCAAACCGTTTTGGGAGTAGTGGCCACCGCGTGGTTGGCGGCCCTGCATCCCTTAATCGCCGCGGGCTGGATTGCCGCCGCCCTGGAGACCAAACGCCACAGTCCCACCGTAAAGGACTTCACCCAACTGAATACCCTCAACTCGATCGGGGATTTCCAGAAGAACCGGGTAACCAAAATCCTGCTAATCACCGTCCTCACCAACATCGGCAGCATGCTCGCCACGTTCGCGGTTATTCCGTATTTGATCGGGGTCCTTGGGTAA
- a CDS encoding CDP-alcohol phosphatidyltransferase family protein yields the protein MLGALLRGITKPFFRALAQPFIVLRINPFWITWLGIPFALAAAWGYANQNFSLALILLILATIWDGIDGAVARAQGKQSLWGNYFETMVDKLIEIILFLGLAFVYPIAAIAALGFGLWSSYAKPRVGLVIVTDNRDWPAVGEHADKFVLLFLGTLLTIFYPSFQGMDILEITLWVIAIISFIGTLQRMTYAKRLIASAEKEGNVLPYLKSGKER from the coding sequence ATGCTGGGTGCGCTCCTCCGTGGAATAACCAAACCCTTTTTCAGGGCGCTCGCCCAGCCCTTCATCGTCCTACGAATTAATCCATTTTGGATTACCTGGTTAGGCATCCCTTTTGCCCTGGCTGCCGCTTGGGGTTACGCCAACCAAAACTTTTCTCTCGCCCTCATCCTCCTCATTCTTGCCACCATCTGGGATGGAATCGATGGTGCCGTGGCGCGGGCGCAGGGAAAGCAGAGTCTCTGGGGGAATTATTTCGAGACCATGGTGGATAAGCTCATTGAAATCATCCTCTTCCTTGGCTTGGCTTTTGTATATCCTATCGCGGCCATCGCCGCACTGGGTTTCGGTTTATGGAGCAGCTATGCCAAACCCCGCGTGGGATTGGTTATCGTTACGGATAATCGCGACTGGCCAGCGGTTGGTGAACATGCTGATAAATTCGTTCTGTTGTTTTTGGGTACCCTCCTCACGATTTTCTATCCGTCCTTCCAGGGAATGGATATCCTTGAAATTACTCTCTGGGTTATTGCCATCATCTCATTCATTGGCACACTCCAACGTATGACCTATGCCAAACGGCTTATCGCCTCGGCCGAAAAAGAAGGGAACGTGTTGCCTTATTTGAAATCCGGGAAGGAAAGGTAA
- a CDS encoding magnesium transporter, translating into MRRVHSTIPAFVRETLPVLFFAATIEILAGMWLQANITLIASFLGAFILLPALNNIRGSIAASTASQLASHTHLGLIDLRRKNIDSNPDVKTIFESRRILTLVLCIATGVGAFLLIPQATFPHLLQLVGISVVTGLVTGEILHVLLIQLLLLSHRRGWDPDNTLIPPIMALGDLFTIIFIIFFLQILGGLA; encoded by the coding sequence ATGCGTCGGGTCCATTCGACTATCCCCGCTTTCGTCCGGGAAACCCTTCCCGTCCTCTTTTTCGCCGCCACCATCGAGATCTTAGCTGGGATGTGGCTGCAGGCCAATATTACCCTCATTGCCTCCTTCCTGGGAGCATTCATTTTGTTGCCGGCGCTCAACAACATCCGGGGAAGCATCGCCGCGTCGACGGCCTCCCAATTAGCCAGCCACACGCACTTGGGGCTTATTGACTTGCGGCGGAAGAACATTGATTCCAATCCCGATGTGAAAACCATATTCGAGAGCCGACGCATCCTCACATTAGTCTTATGCATCGCCACAGGGGTGGGGGCCTTCCTCCTAATCCCGCAGGCCACTTTTCCCCATCTTCTCCAATTAGTGGGAATATCCGTGGTAACTGGATTAGTGACGGGGGAAATCCTCCACGTGCTGCTCATCCAATTGCTGCTTCTCTCCCATCGACGGGGGTGGGATCCTGACAACACCCTCATCCCTCCGATTATGGCTTTGGGGGATTTGTTCACCATCATTTTCATCATTTTCTTCCTCCAAATTTTAGGGGGCTTGGCTTGA
- a CDS encoding magnesium transporter, which translates to MNHATLSILRQSGTVLLILLFFSLMAGEAIESSVLLFQAFPVLLIILPAFINACGSISDNVSNHVTTALGLGGWKSSRVTRVWFTSGVGGLLTTFLLFGVLVGVLHTLSPFVGWRSPSLPAFMLVVILPGILTVLIGSLAALAIAYAATKYGWDPDNVETPILNTLSDWVGVYLFIWTSGLLLQG; encoded by the coding sequence ATGAACCACGCGACGCTATCCATATTGCGGCAGAGCGGCACCGTCCTGTTAATCTTACTTTTCTTCTCCCTCATGGCCGGGGAGGCTATCGAATCCAGCGTCCTCCTTTTCCAGGCATTCCCGGTGCTCCTCATCATCCTCCCCGCGTTCATCAATGCGTGCGGAAGCATCTCCGACAATGTATCCAATCATGTGACTACTGCATTGGGATTGGGCGGATGGAAATCCTCCCGCGTGACCCGGGTTTGGTTCACGAGCGGGGTGGGGGGGTTGCTGACCACCTTCCTCCTTTTCGGCGTATTAGTGGGGGTGCTCCACACCCTCTCCCCTTTCGTGGGATGGAGATCCCCTTCTTTGCCGGCATTCATGCTCGTCGTCATCCTTCCGGGAATACTCACCGTCCTCATTGGAAGCCTCGCGGCCCTGGCCATCGCCTATGCCGCCACCAAGTATGGGTGGGACCCCGATAATGTGGAAACCCCCATCCTGAACACCCTTTCCGATTGGGTCGGGGTCTACCTTTTTATTTGGACAAGCGGGTTATTACTGCAAGGATAA
- a CDS encoding TrkA C-terminal domain-containing protein, giving the protein MRMVENEFKSVLDYIHEMYNRSSVAINLAFSAIILNDKELAEDVIAIEHQMNELKVELEKRVISSRVPAEEVESMAGVLEVAHATEQITNNARTIAAFTASDRKHHPILTKALSHPNKQVYKVAIKKGSTVDGKLLGEAHIEDLSGVSLVAVKQKKQWLRSHLVEGTLSAGDLLLVSGTEEQFKKLEKMVH; this is encoded by the coding sequence ATGCGTATGGTCGAGAACGAATTCAAATCGGTCCTGGATTACATCCATGAGATGTACAACCGTTCCTCCGTCGCCATCAACCTGGCTTTTTCAGCGATCATCCTGAATGATAAGGAATTGGCGGAGGATGTCATTGCCATTGAACACCAGATGAATGAATTGAAAGTGGAACTGGAAAAACGGGTTATTTCCTCCCGCGTCCCCGCGGAGGAAGTGGAAAGTATGGCCGGCGTCCTCGAAGTGGCCCACGCGACGGAACAGATTACCAATAATGCCCGCACCATCGCGGCCTTTACGGCCTCGGATAGAAAACATCATCCCATTCTCACCAAAGCCCTTTCGCACCCCAACAAACAGGTGTATAAGGTGGCCATCAAGAAAGGAAGCACGGTGGACGGGAAACTGCTGGGGGAAGCGCACATCGAGGATTTGAGCGGGGTGAGCCTCGTAGCGGTCAAGCAGAAAAAACAATGGCTCCGCTCCCACCTGGTGGAAGGAACGTTGAGTGCGGGGGATTTACTCTTGGTCAGCGGCACGGAGGAGCAGTTCAAAAAGCTCGAAAAAATGGTGCACTGA
- a CDS encoding DUF5519 family protein, with product MLEQGPMSVEKWKETMHAGIRRWKGVTQERKGLGDIFHVNGKVFAETHDTMRLIQMRVRLPKTHQGRAIQLGMAEPSRNPIAAKEGWVEIEVDSDTALQNALTLARQGYMGVAR from the coding sequence ATGTTGGAACAAGGACCCATGTCCGTGGAAAAATGGAAAGAAACCATGCATGCGGGTATACGTCGGTGGAAAGGGGTCACGCAGGAACGGAAGGGGTTGGGGGACATCTTCCATGTGAATGGGAAGGTATTCGCCGAGACGCATGACACCATGCGCCTCATCCAGATGCGCGTGCGCTTACCTAAGACGCATCAAGGACGGGCAATCCAATTAGGGATGGCCGAACCCTCTCGAAATCCCATAGCTGCCAAGGAGGGATGGGTGGAGATCGAAGTGGATTCCGATACCGCCCTCCAGAACGCCCTCACCCTGGCCCGGCAAGGGTACATGGGGGTGGCGCGATAA
- a CDS encoding DNA-3-methyladenine glycosylase I, with product MKKRAYKAKTDDNFLNQVSFIVFVVRFNYKVVEAKWPQIEKAFFHFNIDRLSKMDENDLEPFLRAPGMIKNPWKIHSVLINARKCAELRDNHETVLNWIAHAKEEIKKSPVLAPDLRECFQTFRGIGPLTSTWLESIYSSEQPYVEYELPD from the coding sequence ATGAAAAAGCGCGCCTACAAAGCGAAGACCGATGATAACTTCCTGAATCAGGTGTCATTCATCGTGTTCGTGGTGCGGTTCAACTACAAAGTGGTGGAGGCGAAATGGCCGCAGATTGAGAAGGCATTCTTTCATTTCAATATCGATAGATTATCCAAAATGGATGAGAATGACCTCGAACCCTTCCTCCGCGCTCCCGGAATGATAAAAAACCCATGGAAGATTCATTCTGTCCTCATCAATGCCAGGAAATGCGCGGAACTGAGGGACAACCATGAAACGGTCTTGAACTGGATCGCTCACGCGAAGGAGGAAATCAAAAAATCACCCGTATTAGCTCCCGACCTGAGGGAATGCTTCCAAACCTTCCGGGGCATCGGGCCCCTCACCTCGACGTGGCTGGAATCCATCTATTCGTCCGAACAACCCTATGTGGAATACGAGCTACCGGATTGA
- the trpS gene encoding tryptophan--tRNA ligase: MTTPFLDPWGDNLIADYSRVATHFGLEPFDAKLFPQPNRLMRRGIVFAGRDLKRIADAIKGKKPFYVLTGIMPTAERLHFGNKSVVENVAYFQKQGGQTYVLVADLESAAARGVKISEARERALEFHIPAYLALGLDIKKTHFYFQSENRTVSKLAFEAGQRITLNEFKGVYGNAEPGRIMSAVTQIGDMIYPQEREGHPLPGIIPVGIDQEPHIRLCRDYLHKIESQKRFTPISSIYHQFLPSLDGKIKMSKSNPKGNISIPEDPSIAEKAIRSAVTGGRKTILEHRQLGAEIEKDMVYELLKHHLVENDNELKKIHDDYASGKMLSGELKQIAVEKMTAFLQTFEANINKCRKKMDRVNFVSE, encoded by the coding sequence ATGACCACACCCTTCTTGGATCCCTGGGGGGATAATCTCATCGCGGATTATTCCAGGGTGGCCACGCATTTCGGTTTGGAACCATTCGACGCCAAACTATTCCCCCAGCCCAACCGACTCATGCGCCGGGGCATCGTTTTCGCCGGGCGGGATCTGAAACGCATCGCCGATGCCATCAAGGGAAAAAAACCCTTCTATGTGCTAACGGGCATCATGCCCACGGCGGAACGCCTGCATTTTGGGAACAAGAGCGTGGTGGAGAATGTGGCCTACTTCCAAAAACAGGGAGGACAAACTTACGTCCTCGTGGCGGATCTGGAGAGCGCGGCCGCCCGCGGGGTAAAAATAAGCGAGGCAAGGGAACGCGCCTTAGAATTCCACATCCCCGCCTACCTGGCATTGGGATTGGACATCAAAAAAACCCATTTTTATTTCCAGAGCGAAAACCGAACCGTTTCTAAATTAGCCTTTGAGGCCGGGCAGCGCATCACCCTCAATGAATTCAAAGGAGTATATGGGAACGCCGAACCCGGACGCATCATGTCGGCCGTAACCCAGATCGGGGACATGATTTATCCTCAGGAAAGAGAAGGCCACCCCCTCCCCGGTATTATTCCGGTGGGGATTGACCAGGAACCCCATATCCGGTTGTGTCGGGATTATTTGCACAAGATAGAATCCCAAAAAAGGTTTACTCCCATCTCCTCCATCTACCACCAATTCCTCCCCTCTCTCGATGGAAAAATAAAGATGTCCAAGTCCAACCCCAAAGGAAACATATCCATCCCGGAAGATCCTTCCATCGCTGAAAAAGCCATCCGCTCCGCGGTCACGGGTGGAAGAAAAACCATTCTGGAACACCGCCAACTGGGGGCCGAAATAGAGAAAGATATGGTTTATGAATTATTGAAACACCACCTGGTGGAGAACGATAACGAGCTGAAGAAAATCCATGATGATTATGCAAGTGGAAAAATGCTATCCGGGGAATTGAAACAGATAGCCGTAGAGAAGATGACTGCGTTCCTCCAAACATTCGAGGCAAATATAAACAAATGCAGAAAAAAGATGGATCGGGTCAATTTCGTGTCGGAATAA
- a CDS encoding ATPase domain-containing protein produces MVDVRAPPDAAPSFELREPAFIASRPQGVREVAPVSKSGDKSTRPNRVPTGIPGFDELIEGGFEERTNTLLAGYAGTGKTTFSMQFLYNGITLWDEPGVYLSFAESKESIYRHCNSFGWDFYALEKQNMVRHLYYKAHQVNKLLEEGGGTVRDTIAEIGAKRLVIDSITAYGLLFRDDYKQREALLLFFEMLVKWGCTSLIIAEQLTGVVDARAGEIGFLTDGIVSFSYSRSEDDLGSFKRRHTIEILKMRGTDHYNGVAEMLFTKQGLTIKVPQ; encoded by the coding sequence ATGGTAGATGTGCGTGCCCCCCCCGATGCCGCGCCCTCGTTCGAATTGAGGGAGCCCGCATTCATCGCTTCCCGTCCTCAAGGGGTAAGGGAGGTGGCTCCCGTATCCAAGTCGGGCGATAAGAGCACTCGTCCCAATCGGGTTCCAACCGGCATACCTGGCTTTGATGAATTGATCGAAGGGGGTTTTGAGGAGCGCACCAATACGTTGCTCGCGGGGTATGCGGGTACTGGGAAAACCACTTTTTCAATGCAGTTTCTTTACAATGGCATCACTCTCTGGGATGAACCCGGGGTCTATTTGAGTTTCGCCGAGAGCAAGGAATCCATCTACCGCCATTGCAATAGTTTCGGATGGGACTTTTATGCGCTTGAAAAACAGAACATGGTGCGTCACCTCTACTACAAGGCCCACCAAGTAAACAAACTCTTGGAGGAAGGCGGGGGGACGGTACGTGATACCATCGCGGAGATTGGGGCGAAACGTCTGGTCATCGATTCCATTACCGCGTATGGGTTGTTGTTCCGGGATGATTACAAGCAGAGAGAAGCCCTGCTCCTGTTTTTCGAGATGCTCGTGAAGTGGGGGTGCACCTCCCTCATCATCGCGGAGCAGCTCACGGGAGTCGTGGATGCGCGGGCGGGGGAAATAGGTTTCCTGACGGATGGAATCGTTTCCTTCTCGTATTCTCGGAGCGAGGATGATTTAGGATCCTTCAAACGGAGGCACACGATCGAGATTTTGAAGATGCGGGGAACCGACCACTATAATGGGGTCGCGGAGATGCTTTTCACCAAGCAGGGATTGACTATCAAAGTGCCTCAATAG